TAGTCGCGTTCACTAGGCATTAATCAATGGCTATGAGAGGATGAAGGAACACTGAATCCCAACACGTGCGTTCTGGGATTCGGTCCTTCATCCTGGAACGCCTTGTTCGCTATGCCTACCTGGTCATTTTCTAATTTTGAAATTCCCGTGCCCACCCCTTTGCAACTTGTATGGTCGTTAATTGGCTTGCTTTTGACCGTTGGTGGCACGTTTTTAGAAGCCTCAATTGCCAACTTTCCCTGGGATTGGCCCCAACAAGGGGTTAAGGTATATTCCTTAGGTGTCACCTATCAGGTAGGTGCCGTTCTCTTTGTAGGCTGTTTGGGAGGGAAAACCGCCGCTTTTCTCTCTCAAGTTTCCTATATTCTTTTGGGCTTGACTTGGTTTCCGATTTTTGCTCAAGGTGGCGGTTGGGAGTATATCGGTGAACCCACCTTTGGTTATATTTTGGGGTTTGTGTTGGGGGGATGGTTGTGTGGCGTTTTATCTTTTTGGCTGCCACCGCGATTGGAATTTTTAGCCATTAGTTGCTTTAGCGGCTTGTTGGGGATCCATGTGGTGGGGATGAGCTATTTGGGGATTTTGTATACTATTCAAGGGAAACTCTCCGAGTCGCTAGACCCTTTTTGGCAAGATGCTTTGATGTACTCTTGGCATCCCCTCGGCAGCCACGCCATTGTTGCCTGTGCGATTGCCGCGATCGCTTTTTTTCTGCGGCATATTTTATTTTATTGAACGGCTGCAACGGGCAACAAAATCGTTTCCTCTAGCAAGCAGAAAAGCTATAATAAGTTTATTGTGTTTTGTTTGGGAAATCTTCTCAGTCAAATTGTTTAGCCTCCCAAAGCTTCCTGCCCCTGGAACGGGAAACATGCAACCAAGCGCCTGATGAGATTCAAGAATCGCCTCTTTTGGATAGCTGCCCTGATTAGCCTCGTTTGCGATCGCCTGAGCAAATGGTGGGTTCTCCAAAATTTTGACCTGGGAGAGAGCCAACCCCTCTGGGCACAAGTCTTCCACTTTACTTTTGTCACTAATAAAGGCGCTGCTTTTAGTTTGTTTGCCGAACAGGGCGAATGGTTGCGCTGGCTTTCTTTAGGCGTTAGCCTGGGATTGATTGCATTGGGAACGTGGGCTTCGCGCCTGCCGCGCTCCGAACAAGCGGGATATGGTTTTATTCTCGGCGGTGCCTTGGGCAATGGCATCGATCGCTTTTTTGCCGGGGAAGTAGTCGATTTTCTCGATTTTCGGCTCATTCAGTTTCCCATATTCAATCTCGCCGACGTTTTCATCAATGTGGGCATCGTCTTGTTATTGCTGACCTTTTTCCAACCCCCTTCCCGAGGGAAAAAAAGAGAAACCCAGGACCGTTCGTAAATGTCTCTCGCAACGATTGGCTACGATCGAGATGCCCCGGGACGAAAAGTTGCAACTCCACAAGTACAATGGTAAGCAAACGACACCAGCACCAGTTTCCGGCTGGGCAATTTTGTTAAGAGCTTGCCAGCTGCCACAATTTCCAGCTAACCCATGAGTTCCCCTCCACCCCCTCGCAAGATTCAAACCATTCTCACCAACGCAACGCAGGCGGTCAAAACCATTCCGGGAAAGGTTAACTTTTCCCAACTCCTCCTCAACCCGAATGCTAGGGTTCCCGAACTTTGGGTGCAAGATGCCGATAGCGACCGGGCGGATGTCTATCCCTTGGTGGGCGAATATTACCTGCTCGGTCGTTCCAGCAAATTCTGCGACATTGTGGTCAGCAGCTCCCTTGCCAGCAAAAAACACCTCTCCCTCACCCGCGATCGCCACAGCCACCGCCCCCGCTTCATTCTGGAAGATGCTGGTTCCAGTAACGGTATCTATCAAGGCAAGCGCCGCGTTCGCCAGTTGCCCCTGCGCCACGGAGACTTTCTTACCCTAGGACCGCCGGATTTGGCTAAAGCAGTTCGCATCCAGTATGTCAATCCACCCCCGTGGTACCAGCGCCTCTTCCATTGGGGTTGTTACGGCCTATTTGGCGTGAGCTTGGTGGCAGCGGTTTGGATCGGACTGGAATGGCAAAATCCCAAACTGCAGCGATCGCTAGAGGAAATCTCCATCACCGGACCGGTGGCCGTGTACGCCCGCGACGGGGAAACCCTCCTGCGGGAAGAATCGGGCAACACCCACGTAGAAATTCCCCGTTTGGAACAATTCGACGAAGATTTGGTAGCAGCTGCGATCGCTTCGGAAGACAGCCGCTTTTACTGGCATCTTGGCATCGACCCCATTGGCGTTGTACGGGCAATGGTGGTCAACCTGCGCGGTGGCGAAATTCGCGAAGGGGCCAGTACCATTACCCAACAGCTGGCTAGAAGTTTGTTTCGCGACTACGTAGGGACGGAAGATTCTGCCGCCCGGAAACTGCGCGAAGCAGCTGTAGCCTTACGGTTGGAAATGTTTTACAGCAAAGACCAACTGTTAAAAAGCTATCTCAACCAAGTCTTTTTGGGGTTGAACTTGTACGGATTTGAAGATGCCGCCCAATTTTACTTTGACAAATCGGCGCGGGATTTAACCCTCTCAGAAGCGGCAACCCTAGTGGGAATTTTACCAGCCCCCAACAGCTTCAACCCCGTACAAAACTACGAACGTGCCATCCGCCAGCGCAACGGGGTTTTGCAGCGCATGCGCACCCTGGGCATGATTTCCCCAGAAGAAGCCGACCGCGCCCGGCGATCGCCCATTGAAGTTAACCCCAAAGCCAAAGAAATTATCAACCAGACCATCGCTCCCTATTTCTACGACCGCGTTTTACAGGAACTAGAAAACTTGCTGGGGCAATCCGTCGCCGCCGAAGGCAACTGGATCGTGCAAACCACCCTAGACCCGCAAATGCAAGCGATCGCCGAAAAAACCGTACGCCACACCCTCGCCACCACCGGGCAGCGATTGCGATTCCAACAAGGTGCCTTGGTCGCCCTCAACGGGAAAACCGGTGCCGTACGCGCCATGGTGGGCGGTGCCGACTATGCCAAAAGCCAGTACAACCGCGCTACCCAAGCTGCCAGGCAACCCGGTTCCACCTTCAAAGCATTTGCCTATGCCGCGGCGTTGCAATCGGGGATATCTCCCCACAATACCTATTCCTGCGAACCCCTGTTTTGGCAAGGGCGCTCCTTTCGGGGCTGCGAACGTAGTGGCGGGCGCGATCGCGTCGATATGTATCGGGGATTGGCGCAATCGGAAAACGTCATCGCTTTGAGAATTGCCCAACAAGTGGGCTTGCAACCCATCATCGAGCTAGCCCACACCATGGGGATTCGTTCGGAGTTGACGCCCGCCCCCGGCTTGGTCTTGGGAAGCAGTGAAGTGACGTTGTTGGAACTGACGGGTGCCTATACTGCTTTCGTGGATAGCGGCGTGCGCCACATCCCCCATACCATCCTTCGGGTTTGGGATAGCAGCAACTGCACCAATCCGCAAAAACCCAGCACTTGCCGGGAAATCTACAATGGAAGTCACAAACGCGGGCAGCAAGTTTTGGACCCGGGGGTGGCGCAAACCATGACCGAACTGTTGCGGGGCGTCGTAGAACGGGGCACGGGAACGGCCGCCGCTGCAGCCGCCGACAGCCGCAGTGGCATCTTGGGCAAAACCGGCACCACCGACCGCAACCGGGATTTGTGGTTTGTGGGCTACTTGAGCGAAAGACAACTACTCGCTGGTGTCTGGTTGGGCAACGACGACAACCAACCCACCTACGGCAGCAGCGCCCAAGCAGCGCAGCTTTGGGGAAAATTCGTGCGCCAGCTCCCTTCCCCACCATCAAAAAACTAGCACTGTCCTCGCGCCCTAAGTACCCGGTTCTTTAGGCGCGTTTAAGAACGATTTTCGGCGTTGCTTTCCGAACTACTATCGCTGGGAGATTCGCCAGCACGGTCTTCAGATTCGTTGTTATCCTCTTGTGATTCCTTGGTTTGGGCTTTTTCTTTCTGTTGGACACGCCTTTGCTGTTGTTTGCGGTTGGACTCCAGGATTTCCTGCATCAAATCGCGTGCCTGTTGCATTTTATCCAGGTTGCTGCGATACAGGTCGATATCTTTCACGATTTTTTCCTGGGGCAGGTTTAAGGCGTCGGCAATTTTTCCAAAACCAGATTTCCAACTGTCATCTTCTTGCAGCCACCCGGCGTTGCTTTGGGCGAGCATGCCGTACAAGCCAATGGCAAACAAGCGACTGTACTTGAAGTTGGGATGGTTGGCGATCGCTTGCAACTGCTGTTGCACTTCCCTAGCTGTATCGCTGTTTTCCAGACCGTCAATGGCGGCTTGTTGGGGTTGGGTTAGCAACTCAAACGTTTTCTCGGGGGTCAGTTCCGCTGCTAACGCCTCCAAACGCTGGGCGTCCTGGCGATACTGTTGGGGATCGCTGTTAATGGACTGGCACAGGGCATCGAAAATCGAATCTTTATCCTGTGGCGGTTTGTAGCCCTGCATGAATTGCTCGTAAGTAGAAACCACCCCATAGCCGTAAATGGGGTCGTACTGGAAGTTGGCATTGACGCTTAGCAAATGCATTTCTACCATCAACTCTTCTACAAATTGCCGGTAAATTGAGTTGATGGGGCGCGTATGGTGGCTATAAAAAGCTCTTTTGGTATCGGAGACAGTACGGAGGTTATCCACGGTTAACATAGTAGGCTCAAATATTTTTTATTATGTCTTTAAATTAGACGTTTGCCAAGGTGGGTTTTTGCGAAAAGAAGGCTGTGGGAAAGCGTTTCCCAGTTTCTCCATTTTGCCATCTCAGGTTGGGGATCGGCAAAAGTTCGGCGTCCGACGGCGCTTATCGGGCGCGGTCGAGTCGCTTTAAAACCCAACTGGTCAAACCGCTCAAAATCGCCCCGGCCATTAACAAGCCAATAGCTGGGGTAAAGACAGGCTCCCACAAACGGTACCATAAATCCAACCCCAAAGGAATATCTAGAGAACGTCCCAAAACCGCGATCGCCAGCCAGGCAAACGCGAACAAAACCAAGAAAACATCGGCTACCAAAAACGTATTGAGCCAATTGAAAAATTTGTCTTTCATTTTGACCAATTCAACAAAATTGCTTCAGGGATGAATTTGATTGAGAATGCTCCGCAGGCGGTCGTAGTCATCTTTCAACAGAATGCCCAAATGGCGTCCCGCCCGTACCAACCAATCGCGGTCGAACTGACGGATGCGATAGGCTTCCCGGATAGCTGCCGCCGCCAAGGAGTCCACCGGGGCTGTAGGAATTTGCAGCAAAATCCGTAGAAAATCCAACTGTTCGGTAAACGCGATAATCTCTTCTGCCTCGCACTGGTATACCGCTTGGTGAATTTGTGGGGGGCGCGGTGGCAGGTGCTGGCGAAGGCGATCGCCACTGGGCATTTGAGCATCGCTGCGGCGTCCGTTGCCCTGGGCTAAGGGATCGATTTGGGTAAATCCCACAATCGCCGTGCGAAACTCCGTTTTCAACATGGCAAAAATCTGCGGTTGTTGCTCGCGCAGCTGTTCTAAAGACATACCCAAAGCCCGCGCCCGATGGACCGAATCAATAGGCACCGTACAGGCATGGTACACCACCCCGTAGATGGTATTGTTGCTTTCTTCATCAAAAGCTTTGACCCAACTACCAAAAGGCGGCATCGGCGGAAAGTTTAAGTCCTCCGGTTCCAAACATTGGGACAGAAACTCCGTTGTCGCCGTTTCGATCACCTCCGCAATGTGATTGGGATGGCGATCGCTTGGGGAAAATTGCGGTAAGGGTAAGCGCATAGCAACCAATTTTTGACAGCCAGCAACCTGGGGAACACCTTGGCCCAACCAAGAAACCAGGAAAACCTATTTTTTCGCTTTCTGCACGAAAAATCTTCGATACGTTGGCAAGCCCTGTCGCTTTAGCGCTGGGAGGAAAAAAGAACGGCGACTAAAGTCGCCTTCCCCACACCCACCGAGAGCGAAAAGACCTGCAGTTTCCGCTCTTTCGGGGTTCTAGCCGGAATCGCCTCCCCGGCACAGCGTTATGTTTTCCTGGCCCATGTTTTTCGGGCTGGTTGGGCTAATGGCACTGCCTGACCCCTGGTAGGGCAGTTTAACCGTTAACGGCAGAGCGACCAACACCAAAAGCAATTTGTAGGTGCCATGACCCTAAAAACATAGCCCCCAAGGGCTGAGGCTAGTCAGCTACCTGAAGCTGGAGGCATGAAGTCCCCGTGCTTCAGCCGGGAGAGCTGACTTTACCGGCTTTGGCATCCACCAATTCCAAGTCCGAGAGTTTGAAGGTCACGGTATGGTCCCAATTTCCCCCTTCAAACAGCACCGCTACCTTCCCATCGGCAACGCGCTGTACCTGTCCTTGGAATTCGTAATAAATATCTGCAGAATTAACCACTTTTACAGCAGAACCGGGCAAAATCATCAAAATTTTTCCTCAAAATCAATCCCAACTTGTTTTCAAGTTTACCGCATGAATTGGGAGCTTGAAAGCCCTGACTTTTGAAAGCAGGGATGAAAAGCGACCCGTGCGGCTTGAGCCGCCGTTACAATCAAGTTGAGGTGCTAAAACCTAAAAAAGCAGGCGAAATTTTTTTAATCTATGTTCGTACATCATGTTGACTCTTAGCTAAGAGTTTAAACTCAAATGCTTCGACCGGCTCAGCTCAAGCCGACATGTCGCCAGGCTCAAACAATGGAGTCGTGGTGGGAAATCTGTCGGCAAGTTGGCAATGATGGACTGAGAGAACGCCAAGATGGGCTCAAATCCCGAAAATCGCCTGTCAATGCCTGTGGTTGGGCAGGCGAGTACATCATTCCCGCCGATGCCCCTCGCCCTACCTCTGCCAGTCAGTGCCAGGCATTAACACCAGCCAAGAAAGACCATCCCCAATTAAAAATCCCCCGATCGCAAGTCTGGCAGCAAATGCTTCGGCGTAACTCAGCACAAGCACTCAAATGTTTGGAGACTGCAGGGGTGGACATGTACCGACGGGGATTTGGTTTTTTTCGTTTTAAGAAAAAAGGGCAATTTCGCTCCTTTGTTTTTCCCAAAGTCAAGGAAACCTGTATCGAAGGGAATCAAATCGATCTTCCGAAAATTGGGAAACTACGATTTTTCAAGTCTCGTTCCCTTCGGTGAGCAGGGCTGTTTCATTGTCAATTTTTTTCAAATGCCAAATTCTAGCAGTGGCAGTAATTTTGTCCATTTTTCCTTCCTCGGAAATTTTTTCGGGAAGAAAAAATGGTGAACGACAGACTTGAAGGGAGTTTCAGAACCTTCTTAAAAAGTTTGGCCTTGAGAATGAAACAGTCCTGCTTCCCGAGGGCTTTGTGGTTAAGCAAGTACAAATCCTGAAAAGAGCGAGCGGGTACTATATTATTTTATCCGGTACCAGCTGATGTAGAGGTTCCCCAACCATCTATAACTGGTGCTGAGCTACGCCGAAGCAGCGGTCATGCCATCGGATTGGAGGTGGGGTTGGAAAGCTATTTAGCTACCAGCGACGGTGAATTGATTGACCACCCACGATTGTTCGTGCAGGCTTTTGGCAAGCTGAAATGGCTGCAACCAAAGCTCAACCCGTAGAAAAAGGGTTCCAAGCGTTGGCATTTGATTCAACATCGCATCGCCCAATTGTACGAACATGTAACCAAATCTCGAAGAGACTTTGTCTTGAAGTGGGCTCACCATTTGTGCAACCAAGCTGACAGCATTTTTGCCGAGGCGTTGAATCTGAAAGCGCTGGGGCGAGGTCAGTGAGCCAAATTTTGTCTCGATGCGGCTTGGGGTGAGTTTCTATGCTTCGGCGTAGCTCAGCACAAGTCTATTTGGTTTTGGGGCTGTTTGAAGCGTGGTAAATACTAAGCCGGCAGTAGATGCCAAACAGACCAGTCAAATTTGTCCCCATTGTGGCGTCCATACAGGGAAAAAGCCGCTTTCTCAAAGAACTCATTTCTGCTCCCACTGCGACGATCGAACCCATCGAGACGTGGCAGCAGCACAAGTGGTTTGGAATCGAAGTGTCGCCAGTACGTCCACCACAGGGCGGAAAAATGCTCGTTGAGCGTCCCTGTTGCCGGGAATGGACTAGTTCATAGCGAATCTTTTCACAGGCACACCCAATGAAGCGAGAATCTCACGAATTGAATTCGTGAGAGTGTCAAAAGGAAATTGTCCCCAGATTCTCTCAAAATCGCCATCGTTGGCGGTGGTTAGCAACCGATTCTACCAAACCAATGGCAATAAAATTGGTGACCATCGCCGAGCGCCCGTAGCTAATCCAGGGGAGGGGAATGCCGGTTACCGGTGCCAACCCAATGGTCATGCCGATGTTGACCATCACCTGGAAAAACAGCATCGACAAAACCCCAATCGCCAGCAAAGACCCAAAATTATCTTTAGCATTTTGGGCCACCAGCACCAAACGCAAGCAAATCAACCAAAAAGCCAGCAACACTCCGATACAGCCTACAAACCCCAATTCTTCGCCAATGGCAGAGAAAATAAAGTCGGTATGCTGTTCGGGAATGAAATCCAGTTGGGTTTGCGTGCCTTCCTGCCAGCCGCGCCCCCAGAGCTGCCCGGCACCAATAGCAATGCGGGATTGAATCAAGTGATACCCCGACCCCAGGGGGTCCTCCGAGGGGTCGAGAAAACTTAAAATACGGTCTTTTTGGTAATCTTTGAGCAATCCCCACAGTACCTGTCCCAGTTTGCCAGCAACGACGTTGGCAATCAAAATGCTCAAAGCGCCAAAACGCTTCCAAGGCAAGCTACTGGCCGCCAAAATCGTCACTACGACCGTCCAAACCAACCATGCGGGAAAATAGATGCCAAATACAATTGCGGAAATCGCTGGCGATACCAGCAAAATCAACCAACCCGGATGGGCGTTGCCCCAGTAGAGCATGCCCAGGGTAATCGCCCCAAACACCAAAGAAGTGCCCAAATCGGGTTGTAAAAATACCAAAACCCAAGGCACCGCCGCGATCGCGAGAATTTTAAAAACTTCCCGCATCTGGGAGGCAGAGCGCTCGTGCAGGGAAGCCGCCAGCGTCACGATCGCCCCCAGTTTGGCAAATTCAGACGGCTGCACGTTCAACCCGCCAATGGTTAGCCACCGCTGGGCCCCCAAAGCCGTGGTTCCCAGGAAAATGACCGCCACCAGCAGGATGTTGGTGATGCCGTAGATCGCCCAGCGCCAGCGAATCAAAGCGTCGTATCGCCAGCGCCCCAGGGCCAGGGAAATGGCAACGCCAATGACCCCCACAAACCAGTGCTGCCACCACTGCACTTGGGGATTCTCCCCTTGGGTGCTTTTGATAATCAAACCGCCAAACAGCATCAAGCTAGTGGGGAGGGCGATCAACAGCCAGTCGATATTTTGCCAGGGGGTCAAAATATTGGACCAACGAATTCGACGCAGAGAAGATTGCCACATAGTCGAGGACGATATACGGACAGGGGTTAGGAGGCTAGGGCAGCAACGGAGACTTTGGCTGCCATTTGTTGGGCAATGGTTTTCAGGGCTTGGGCGGAAGCGGAGTCGGGATGTTCTAAGACAATGGGCAAACCGCGATCGCCCCCTTCGCGCAGGTCAATTTCTAAGGGAATGCAGCCCAACAAAGAAATGTTCAATTCGTTGGAGGTCTTTTCGCCACCGCCGGAACCGAACAGATCGTATCTTTTTTCGGGCATATCTGGGGGAATAAAGTAGCTCATATTTTCCACCAGCCCCAAAATAGGTACGTTGAGCTGCTCGAACATCCGCAAGCCTTTGCGGGCATCCAACAAAGCCACGTTTTGTGGGGTGGTGACAATGACAGCACCTGCCATAGGAACTGCTTGGGCCAGGGTGAGCTGGGCGTCGCCGGTTCCCGGGGGCATATCTACAATCAAATAGTCTAACTCGCCCCACTGTACTTGATATAAAAATTGGCGAATAACGCCGTTGAGCATGGGTCCGCGCCAAATGACGGGCTGGTCTTTTTCAATTAAAAAGGCCATGGAAACTAGTTTCACGCCGTGGTTGAAGGCGGGTTCCAAAACCTCGCCGTTGGCACCTTCGCGGACCATCACTTGGGCATCGCTTAACCCCAGGAGGGTGGGGGCGTTGGGACCGTAAATGTCTGCGTCAATCATGCCTACTTTGGCACCGGATTGGGCGAGGGAAACGGCAATGTTGACGGCGACGGTGCTTTTGCCGACTCCTCCTTTGCCGCTGGAGATGGCAATGATATTTTTTACCCCAGGAATGTCTTGGCGGTCGGGGAGGGATTTTTGCTGTGGCGTTTCCGAGGTTACATCTACCTGTACCTCTTGGACCCCGGAAAGCTGTTTGACAGCGTTTTCGCAGTCTTCCACGATAAATTCTCGCAACGGGCAAGCTGGGGTGGTAAGCACCAGGGAAAAGCGCACGTTGCCATCGGTCACTTGTACGTTGCGAATCATGTTGAGATCGACCAAGCTTTTTTTTAGTTCCGGGTCTTGGACCGGACGCAGGGCTTCTAAAATGGCTTGGGCAGTCAGTTCTTCAGACATAAATGGCTCCCCTTTGAAGGCTGTTTGCTGAATTTTTGGGCACGAGAAAACGAACCATTGATTTGTTTTTTATGGTTTTTAGCAACAATGAATTTGGCGGAAAAGGACCGGAATGGTCCTGGAAAATCCATAGGGTGGGCAGCTATTTGGTTGACTTTTGGGATGGTAAAGAAGCGAGAGTTTTACCTGAAAAAGCCAACCAGCAACTGCGATCGCTACGGAGGTGGGGGCATCGTTTTTGATTCGAGTGCAGGCATGGATATCGATATCCGGCGATCGCCGGATTTTGTCTATTTAGGAAGCTAGCACAAGCGCTAGAAAAAACCAACCGATGGCAGCAGGCGGGCAACAACCAACTCATGGTTGCTGCGATGGAGCTACGGGAATCTGATGCTTTTCTAGGGAGGCAACCGTGGTGGTTCTTGGAGGAGGCGCGGGGTTGACGGTGGTGCGCTTTTGCCCTGAAATAATAGAAAATGCATCGATCCCCTACCATTGGGAAAGCTTTTTATTTTCTTGTTCTTGGTGTTTGGTAGTACGAACTCGTAATGACTTTTTCTTCAACTTCCGAAACAAACGATCGTGCCCGTCCGCCCGAAGATGCCACCCAACGGGTCAGTAAGTTTATGCGATCGCTACAAGATGAAATTTGCCAGGGATTGGAACAATTGGATGGCGACGGCCGTTTCCAAGAAGATACCTGGACCCGGGAAGATGGCGGTGGCGGGCGATCGCGCGTCATGAAAGCAGGAAGCGTCATCGAACAGGGTGGCGTAAATTTTTCTGAAGTTTGGGGGTCCAAATTGCCCCCTTCCATTCTCAAACAGCGCCCCGAAGCGGAGGGACATCAATTCTATGCCACCGGTACCTCCATGGTGATCCACCCACGCAATCCCTACCTACCCACCGTTCACCTAAACTACCGCTATTTTGAAGCCGGACCGGTGTGGTGGTTTGGTGGCGGGGCGGACCTCACCCCCTACTATCCCCAAGCAGAAGATGCGGTCCACTTCCACCGCACCCTAAAAGAAACCTGCGATCGCCACCATCAAGATTACTATCGCGTCTTTAAACCCTGGTGCGATGAATACTTTTACATCAAACA
This portion of the Geitlerinema sp. PCC 9228 genome encodes:
- a CDS encoding helix-turn-helix domain-containing protein, which encodes MLRPAQLKPTCRQAQTMESWWEICRQVGNDGLRERQDGLKSRKSPVNACGWAGEYIIPADAPRPTSASQCQALTPAKKDHPQLKIPRSQVWQQMLRRNSAQALKCLETAGVDMYRRGFGFFRFKKKGQFRSFVFPKVKETCIEGNQIDLPKIGKLRFFKSRSLR
- the rodA gene encoding rod shape-determining protein RodA; protein product: MWQSSLRRIRWSNILTPWQNIDWLLIALPTSLMLFGGLIIKSTQGENPQVQWWQHWFVGVIGVAISLALGRWRYDALIRWRWAIYGITNILLVAVIFLGTTALGAQRWLTIGGLNVQPSEFAKLGAIVTLAASLHERSASQMREVFKILAIAAVPWVLVFLQPDLGTSLVFGAITLGMLYWGNAHPGWLILLVSPAISAIVFGIYFPAWLVWTVVVTILAASSLPWKRFGALSILIANVVAGKLGQVLWGLLKDYQKDRILSFLDPSEDPLGSGYHLIQSRIAIGAGQLWGRGWQEGTQTQLDFIPEQHTDFIFSAIGEELGFVGCIGVLLAFWLICLRLVLVAQNAKDNFGSLLAIGVLSMLFFQVMVNIGMTIGLAPVTGIPLPWISYGRSAMVTNFIAIGLVESVANHRQRWRF
- a CDS encoding biotin transporter BioY → MPTWSFSNFEIPVPTPLQLVWSLIGLLLTVGGTFLEASIANFPWDWPQQGVKVYSLGVTYQVGAVLFVGCLGGKTAAFLSQVSYILLGLTWFPIFAQGGGWEYIGEPTFGYILGFVLGGWLCGVLSFWLPPRLEFLAISCFSGLLGIHVVGMSYLGILYTIQGKLSESLDPFWQDALMYSWHPLGSHAIVACAIAAIAFFLRHILFY
- the psb29 gene encoding photosystem II biogenesis protein Psp29; amino-acid sequence: MLTVDNLRTVSDTKRAFYSHHTRPINSIYRQFVEELMVEMHLLSVNANFQYDPIYGYGVVSTYEQFMQGYKPPQDKDSIFDALCQSINSDPQQYRQDAQRLEALAAELTPEKTFELLTQPQQAAIDGLENSDTAREVQQQLQAIANHPNFKYSRLFAIGLYGMLAQSNAGWLQEDDSWKSGFGKIADALNLPQEKIVKDIDLYRSNLDKMQQARDLMQEILESNRKQQQRRVQQKEKAQTKESQEDNNESEDRAGESPSDSSSESNAENRS
- a CDS encoding HAS-barrel domain-containing protein is translated as MRLPLPQFSPSDRHPNHIAEVIETATTEFLSQCLEPEDLNFPPMPPFGSWVKAFDEESNNTIYGVVYHACTVPIDSVHRARALGMSLEQLREQQPQIFAMLKTEFRTAIVGFTQIDPLAQGNGRRSDAQMPSGDRLRQHLPPRPPQIHQAVYQCEAEEIIAFTEQLDFLRILLQIPTAPVDSLAAAAIREAYRIRQFDRDWLVRAGRHLGILLKDDYDRLRSILNQIHP
- a CDS encoding Mrp/NBP35 family ATP-binding protein, producing MSEELTAQAILEALRPVQDPELKKSLVDLNMIRNVQVTDGNVRFSLVLTTPACPLREFIVEDCENAVKQLSGVQEVQVDVTSETPQQKSLPDRQDIPGVKNIIAISSGKGGVGKSTVAVNIAVSLAQSGAKVGMIDADIYGPNAPTLLGLSDAQVMVREGANGEVLEPAFNHGVKLVSMAFLIEKDQPVIWRGPMLNGVIRQFLYQVQWGELDYLIVDMPPGTGDAQLTLAQAVPMAGAVIVTTPQNVALLDARKGLRMFEQLNVPILGLVENMSYFIPPDMPEKRYDLFGSGGGEKTSNELNISLLGCIPLEIDLREGGDRGLPIVLEHPDSASAQALKTIAQQMAAKVSVAALAS
- the hemF gene encoding oxygen-dependent coproporphyrinogen oxidase → MTFSSTSETNDRARPPEDATQRVSKFMRSLQDEICQGLEQLDGDGRFQEDTWTREDGGGGRSRVMKAGSVIEQGGVNFSEVWGSKLPPSILKQRPEAEGHQFYATGTSMVIHPRNPYLPTVHLNYRYFEAGPVWWFGGGADLTPYYPQAEDAVHFHRTLKETCDRHHQDYYRVFKPWCDEYFYIKHRQEMRGVGGIFFDYQSSDGELYQGPHPEGPAAQISQQVGPVRDRSWESLFAFVQDCGRAFLPAYQPIVERRQDTPYSERERNFQLYRRGRYVEFNLVYDRGTIFGLQTNGRTESILMSLPPMVRWEYGYQPEPNTPEAELYEVFLKPQDWANWSLKA
- a CDS encoding NAD(P)H dehydrogenase subunit NdhS, which codes for MILPGSAVKVVNSADIYYEFQGQVQRVADGKVAVLFEGGNWDHTVTFKLSDLELVDAKAGKVSSPG
- the lspA gene encoding signal peptidase II; protein product: MRFKNRLFWIAALISLVCDRLSKWWVLQNFDLGESQPLWAQVFHFTFVTNKGAAFSLFAEQGEWLRWLSLGVSLGLIALGTWASRLPRSEQAGYGFILGGALGNGIDRFFAGEVVDFLDFRLIQFPIFNLADVFINVGIVLLLLTFFQPPSRGKKRETQDRS
- a CDS encoding PBP1A family penicillin-binding protein, whose translation is MSSPPPPRKIQTILTNATQAVKTIPGKVNFSQLLLNPNARVPELWVQDADSDRADVYPLVGEYYLLGRSSKFCDIVVSSSLASKKHLSLTRDRHSHRPRFILEDAGSSNGIYQGKRRVRQLPLRHGDFLTLGPPDLAKAVRIQYVNPPPWYQRLFHWGCYGLFGVSLVAAVWIGLEWQNPKLQRSLEEISITGPVAVYARDGETLLREESGNTHVEIPRLEQFDEDLVAAAIASEDSRFYWHLGIDPIGVVRAMVVNLRGGEIREGASTITQQLARSLFRDYVGTEDSAARKLREAAVALRLEMFYSKDQLLKSYLNQVFLGLNLYGFEDAAQFYFDKSARDLTLSEAATLVGILPAPNSFNPVQNYERAIRQRNGVLQRMRTLGMISPEEADRARRSPIEVNPKAKEIINQTIAPYFYDRVLQELENLLGQSVAAEGNWIVQTTLDPQMQAIAEKTVRHTLATTGQRLRFQQGALVALNGKTGAVRAMVGGADYAKSQYNRATQAARQPGSTFKAFAYAAALQSGISPHNTYSCEPLFWQGRSFRGCERSGGRDRVDMYRGLAQSENVIALRIAQQVGLQPIIELAHTMGIRSELTPAPGLVLGSSEVTLLELTGAYTAFVDSGVRHIPHTILRVWDSSNCTNPQKPSTCREIYNGSHKRGQQVLDPGVAQTMTELLRGVVERGTGTAAAAAADSRSGILGKTGTTDRNRDLWFVGYLSERQLLAGVWLGNDDNQPTYGSSAQAAQLWGKFVRQLPSPPSKN